A genomic segment from Lutzomyia longipalpis isolate SR_M1_2022 chromosome 3, ASM2433408v1 encodes:
- the LOC129793823 gene encoding venom serine protease-like — MWIFVLLGGLFLPFVLGQGCNYDLQVGTTVVNISSGLDPQCTWTATAFEDYRLKLTCDVKLPGGINIGIGNCLLNFLTISASGNPSSSDGTKYCNSGSFSVLSDLNKISLQLSSSLLANNILGISFSCSLQAVFNPCSCGHRGVQSRIVGGEEAGINDFPAVAALVDVRYKAAFCGATLISSWRALTAQSCVINRPTTNIVLVVAEHDLSKRSQYSKLYSIQSAACFYENCNTHPNIEYGDIAVVKTAEEIQMNPAVRVICLPYKYRDDTLAGSVVEIAGWGAEVYGDPNSLVLRKTQLNVISPDECKQQYPSFTSNNICAYKEGASACTIDTGGSLMYTGPGTNRLYTVGVIQPSRCSDDDTLNTRVGAVIDWIVNSSPESSYCNI; from the exons atgtgGATCTTcg TTTTACTTGGTGGACTCTTCTTGCCATTCGTGCTGGGACAAGGCTGCAATTATGATCTGCAAGTTGGTACAACTGTTGTTAACATCTCTTCTGGACTAGATCCACAGTGCACGTGGACTGCCACGGCATTTGAAGACTATCGCCTCAAGCTAACTTGCGATGTGAAACTTCCTGGTGGAATAAACATTGGAATTGGGAATTGtctcttgaatttcttaacaATCTCCGCGTCGGGAAATCCAAGCTCCTCTGATGGGACAAAATACTGCAATAGCGGATCATTCTCCGTACTCTCTGATCTCAATAAGATCAGTCTTCAACTTTCATCATCACTCCTGGCCAATAATATCCTTGGAATCTCATTTTCCTGCTCACTTCAGGCTGTTTTCAATCCGTGCAGCTGTGGACACAGAGGG gTTCAATCCCGTATTGTGGGTGGAGAAGAAGCCGGTATTAACGATTTTCCTGCAGTAGCTGCTCTTGTAGATGTCCGTTATAAGGCAGCATTCTGCGGTGCAACTTTAA tATCCAGCTGGAGGGCTCTAACAGCTCAATCTTGTGTTATTAATCGACCTACGACCAACATAGTTCTGGTAGTTGCAGAGCATGACCTTAGTAAGAGATCTCAATACAGTAAGCTGTACAGCATTCAATCTGCTGCTTGCTTCTATGAAAACTGCAATACACACCCAAATATTGAATACGGGGACATTGCTGTGGTGAAGACAGCGgaggaaattcaaatgaatccAGCAGTTAGAGTCATCTGTTTACCATACAAGTACAGAGATGACACCCTAGCTGGGAGTGTTGTGGAAATAGCCGGATGGGGAGCGGAGGTCTATGGAGATCCGAATTCATTGGTATTGCGAAAGACACAGTTGAATGTAATAAGCCCTGATGAATGCAAGCAACAGTATCCCAGCTTCACATCAAATAACATCTGTGCCTACAAAGAGGGAGCTAGCGCTTGTACGATTGATACAGGAGGTAGTCTTATGTACACAGGACCGGGCACTAATCGCCTCTACACTGTGGGTGTCATACAACCTTCGAGGTGTTCGGATGACGATACCCTCAATACACGTGTTGGGGCTGTTATCGATTGGATCGTCAACAGTTCCCCTGAAAGTAGCTACTGTAACATTTAG